A single Paenibacillus kribbensis DNA region contains:
- the rpsJ gene encoding 30S ribosomal protein S10, producing the protein MAKQKIRIRLKAYDHRILDQSAEKIVETAKRSGAGVSGPIPLPTEKQVITILRAVHKYKDSREQFEMRTHKRLIDIVNPTPQTVDALMRLDLPSGVDIEIKL; encoded by the coding sequence ATGGCAAAGCAAAAAATTCGTATTCGTTTGAAAGCTTACGATCACAGAATTCTTGATCAATCCGCTGAGAAAATTGTTGAAACAGCTAAACGTTCGGGCGCTGGTGTATCCGGACCAATTCCGCTGCCAACTGAAAAACAAGTTATTACTATTCTCCGTGCGGTACACAAGTACAAGGATTCCCGGGAACAATTCGAAATGCGCACGCACAAGCGTCTGATCGACATTGTTAATCCGACTCCACAAACTGTGGATGCCTTGATGCGCTTGGACCTGCCGTCCGGTGTAGATATCGAAATTAAACTGTAA